A window of Burkholderia ubonensis contains these coding sequences:
- the ligD gene encoding DNA ligase D, with the protein MAGKLDPYRRKRHFDATPEPAGAGARRRAKPQPQPDGRAAPRRPLRFVIQEHHARRLHYDFRLELDGTLKSWAVPKGPSFDPSVKRLAVHVEDHPVEYASFEGQIPAGHYGAGSVVVWDEGTWTPDGGVAGARSGYRAGKLTFRLDGEKLHGGWALVRSGRQEGRQEQWLLIKERDEAARSADEFDVVGERPGSVHDGEGGASSATGGAGADSHDATARAGGGGKRATQTGKRAARSGERAARAAERADDRDRATARAHVRDGDRAAARDGAAASDPGAARVRARTGAGDADRTPRRTRTPDRASAGDRDPSTVEGAVRAPLPERIAPQLATLVDAPPADADWRYELKFDGYRILARIAGKGARRHVKLMTREGRDWTAKLRAQRDALAALPVDDAWLDGEAVVLGANGLPDFQALQNAFGAGQSDDVTLFVFDLPYLDGYDLRDAPLAARRALLEPLVADSDPTRLRFSPDLGDDVASLIASACDTGLEGLIGKRAESRYRGGRSAAWIKLKCRRRQEFVIGGYTEPSGSRHGFGALLLGVHDAPPAGKRSRAAAPLRYVGRVGTGFDARALDRLAALLRRHERDTTPFEPAPRERTRTRAHWVEPTLVAECEFAEWTGDGIVRQAAFIALRDDKPATQIVREMPKHMETEGAMERQQSTPDAGHERKRASRAADDTGKRKPNARASASARNAREDGDAELSGRVRITHPERVLDPTSGTRKIDLARYWQWVAPWLLPDLKGRPVSLVRAPGDITGELFFQKHAERREIPFVTQHPGLDPGHGALLSLDSVDALLGAAQMGTIELHTWNAHASNIERPDRIVFDLDPDPALPWSAMIEAAQLVRGLLDELGLRSFCKTSGGKGLHVVVPITRHMGWDDVKAFSRALAQHVAGALPERFTATMGPRHRRGKIFIDYLRNGRGASTIAAYSVRARPGLGVSVPLHWDEVPDTTGGAQWTIDTLHERLERLKRDPWEGYDDTRQRITAQMRARLDGA; encoded by the coding sequence ATGGCAGGCAAGCTCGATCCGTATCGCCGCAAACGCCATTTCGACGCGACGCCCGAACCCGCCGGCGCGGGCGCGCGGCGGCGCGCGAAGCCGCAGCCGCAGCCCGATGGGCGTGCGGCCCCGCGCCGGCCGTTGCGCTTCGTGATCCAGGAACATCATGCGCGGCGGCTGCACTACGACTTCCGGCTCGAACTCGACGGCACGCTGAAGTCATGGGCGGTGCCGAAGGGGCCGAGCTTCGATCCGTCGGTGAAGCGTCTGGCCGTGCACGTCGAGGATCATCCGGTCGAATACGCGTCGTTCGAAGGGCAGATTCCGGCCGGCCACTACGGCGCCGGGTCGGTCGTCGTGTGGGACGAAGGCACGTGGACGCCCGACGGCGGCGTCGCGGGCGCGCGCAGCGGCTATCGCGCGGGCAAGCTGACGTTCCGGCTCGATGGCGAGAAGCTGCACGGCGGCTGGGCGCTGGTGCGCAGCGGGCGGCAGGAGGGACGCCAGGAGCAGTGGCTGCTGATCAAGGAGCGCGACGAAGCGGCGCGCAGCGCCGATGAATTCGACGTGGTCGGCGAGCGGCCGGGCAGCGTGCACGACGGTGAGGGCGGGGCGTCGTCGGCGACAGGCGGCGCGGGCGCGGACTCGCACGATGCGACGGCGCGCGCGGGGGGCGGCGGCAAGCGCGCCACGCAGACCGGCAAGCGCGCCGCGCGAAGCGGCGAGCGCGCGGCACGAGCCGCCGAGCGCGCCGATGACCGCGATCGCGCCACCGCCCGCGCGCACGTTCGCGATGGCGACCGCGCCGCGGCCCGCGACGGTGCTGCCGCAAGCGACCCCGGCGCCGCCCGCGTCCGAGCTCGCACCGGCGCCGGCGACGCCGACCGCACCCCTCGCCGTACGCGTACTCCCGACCGCGCATCCGCCGGCGACCGCGATCCCTCCACCGTCGAAGGCGCGGTGCGCGCGCCGCTGCCCGAGCGCATCGCGCCGCAACTGGCGACGCTGGTCGACGCGCCGCCCGCCGACGCAGACTGGCGCTACGAGCTGAAATTCGACGGCTACCGGATCCTCGCGCGCATCGCCGGCAAGGGCGCGCGTCGCCACGTGAAGCTGATGACGCGCGAAGGCCGCGACTGGACCGCGAAGCTGCGCGCGCAGCGCGATGCGCTCGCGGCGCTGCCCGTCGACGACGCGTGGCTCGACGGCGAGGCCGTCGTGCTCGGCGCGAACGGCCTGCCCGACTTCCAGGCGTTGCAGAACGCGTTCGGCGCCGGGCAGTCGGACGACGTCACGCTGTTCGTCTTCGACCTGCCGTATCTCGACGGTTACGACCTGCGCGATGCGCCGCTGGCCGCGCGCCGCGCGCTGCTCGAGCCGCTCGTCGCCGACAGCGACCCGACCCGGCTGCGCTTTTCCCCCGATCTCGGCGACGACGTCGCATCGCTGATCGCGAGCGCCTGCGACACCGGCCTCGAAGGGCTGATCGGCAAGCGGGCGGAATCGCGCTATCGCGGCGGACGGTCGGCGGCCTGGATCAAGCTCAAATGCCGGCGCCGGCAGGAATTCGTGATCGGCGGCTACACCGAGCCGTCGGGCAGCCGCCACGGCTTCGGCGCGCTGCTGCTCGGCGTGCACGACGCGCCGCCGGCCGGCAAGCGCTCGCGCGCGGCCGCGCCGCTGCGCTACGTCGGCCGCGTCGGCACCGGCTTCGACGCGCGCGCGCTCGACCGGCTCGCCGCGCTGCTGCGCCGGCACGAGCGCGACACGACGCCGTTCGAGCCGGCGCCGCGCGAACGCACGCGCACGCGCGCGCACTGGGTTGAGCCGACGCTCGTCGCCGAATGCGAATTCGCGGAATGGACCGGCGACGGCATCGTGCGGCAGGCCGCGTTCATCGCGTTGCGCGACGACAAGCCGGCGACGCAGATCGTCCGAGAAATGCCGAAGCATATGGAAACGGAGGGAGCGATGGAGCGACAGCAGAGCACGCCCGACGCGGGCCATGAACGCAAGCGCGCGTCGCGCGCCGCCGACGATACGGGCAAGCGCAAGCCAAACGCGCGCGCGAGCGCGTCCGCGCGCAACGCACGTGAGGACGGCGACGCGGAGCTGTCCGGCCGCGTGCGCATCACGCATCCCGAGCGCGTGCTGGACCCGACGAGCGGCACGCGCAAGATCGATCTCGCACGCTACTGGCAATGGGTGGCGCCGTGGCTGCTGCCCGACCTGAAAGGGCGGCCCGTGTCGCTCGTGCGCGCACCGGGCGACATCACCGGCGAGCTGTTCTTCCAGAAGCACGCCGAGCGCCGCGAGATTCCGTTCGTCACGCAGCACCCCGGGCTCGATCCCGGGCATGGGGCGCTGCTGTCGCTCGACAGCGTCGATGCGCTGCTCGGCGCGGCCCAGATGGGCACGATCGAATTGCATACGTGGAACGCGCATGCATCGAACATCGAGCGGCCCGATCGCATCGTGTTCGACCTCGATCCCGATCCGGCGCTGCCGTGGAGCGCGATGATCGAGGCCGCGCAGCTGGTGCGCGGGCTGCTCGACGAGCTCGGCCTGCGCTCGTTCTGCAAGACGAGCGGCGGCAAGGGGCTGCACGTCGTCGTGCCGATCACGCGGCACATGGGCTGGGACGACGTGAAGGCGTTCTCGCGCGCGCTCGCGCAGCACGTCGCGGGCGCGCTGCCCGAGCGCTTCACCGCGACGATGGGGCCGCGGCACCGGCGCGGCAAGATCTTCATCGACTACCTGCGCAACGGTCGCGGCGCGAGCACGATCGCCGCCTACTCGGTGCGCGCACGGCCGGGGCTGGGCGTATCGGTGCCGCTGCACTGGGACGAGGTGCCCGACACGACGGGCGGCGCGCAGTGGACCATCGACACGCTGCACGAGCGCCTCGAGCGCTTGAAGCGCGACCCGTGGGAAGGCTACGACGACACGCGCCAGCGCATTACCGCGCAGATGCGCGCGCGGCTCGACGGGGCGTGA
- a CDS encoding DUF3022 domain-containing protein codes for MTDAPDRSQRIAELEHALANGFPSQSTLVVHADDASGRLTIQVSWVRVPADERARQWRCVVDLSFAPDVLARYASLGTADRLRVRTHVCDLARRAVDEEKPRVEDAEIECRVAVDVTRAELDDALRAP; via the coding sequence ATGACGGACGCGCCCGACCGTTCGCAGCGCATCGCCGAACTCGAACATGCGCTCGCGAACGGGTTTCCGTCGCAGTCGACCCTCGTCGTCCACGCGGACGACGCGTCGGGCCGGCTGACGATCCAGGTGTCGTGGGTGCGCGTGCCGGCCGACGAGCGCGCACGCCAGTGGCGCTGCGTGGTCGACCTCAGCTTCGCGCCCGACGTGCTCGCGCGTTACGCGTCGCTCGGCACGGCCGACCGGCTGCGCGTGCGCACGCACGTGTGCGACCTCGCTCGCCGCGCGGTGGACGAGGAGAAGCCGCGCGTCGAGGATGCCGAGATCGAATGCCGCGTCGCGGTGGACGTGACGCGCGCCGAACTCGACGACGCATTGCGCGCGCCCTGA
- a CDS encoding DUF3008 family protein yields MPAKSQAQQRAAGAALSAKRGDTKMKDLKPPSKSMAKSMSEKELEKMASTPTHGKPKHKHDS; encoded by the coding sequence ATGCCAGCCAAATCCCAGGCACAGCAGCGCGCCGCGGGGGCCGCCCTGTCGGCCAAGCGCGGCGACACGAAAATGAAGGACCTGAAGCCGCCGTCGAAGTCGATGGCCAAATCGATGAGCGAGAAGGAGCTCGAGAAAATGGCCTCGACGCCGACCCACGGCAAACCCAAGCACAAGCACGATTCTTGA
- the katE gene encoding catalase HPII produces the protein MTNSAPSGSQPSAAPQSDSAKARQLDEHRKHPDGEALRTNQGVRIADNQNTLRAGARGPSLLEDFIMREKITHFDHERIPERVVHARGSAAHGVFRVYESMADYTKAAFLQDPAAETPVYVRFSTVQGPRGSADTVRDVRGFAVKFYTEEGNYDLVGNNMPVFFIQDAIKFPDFVHAVKPEAPNEMPTGASAHDTFWDFVSLVPETTHMVLWLMSDRALPASYRAMDGFGVHTFRFVNAAGAEHFVKFHWRPVSGAYSLLWDEAQRIAGHDPDFNRRDLWMAIERGDYPEFELGVQLIDPADARKFDFDLLDPTKLVPEELVPVKPIGRMTLNRNPDNFFAETEQVAFHPGHVVPGIDFTNDPLLQGRLFSYTDTQLSRLGGPNFHELPINRPLCPFANNQRDAMHRQTIAVGQASYEPNSLNGGWPRETPPAPAGGGFETVPEPLEGTKVRVRSESFADHFSQAALFYQSMTDIEQRHIRDAYCFELGKVTKPEIRARVVNEIIARFDAGLAAEVAERLGLPAPQTATTPAVARLAPSLSLVGRAKPTIRSRKIALVATPGVSQALVDQVRSTLAAAGAVPTVVAPTLAPIGSIVPQATLAGMPSVMFDAVFVCGGDGRELAHNAEACHFVREAFKHLKPIAAVGSGRQLLSAAHLPDPAEGVCVGHVADLDAVLGAFSGELGRHRVWAREQQAAELPA, from the coding sequence ATGACGAACTCCGCTCCATCCGGCAGCCAGCCTTCCGCCGCACCGCAATCCGACAGCGCGAAGGCGCGTCAGCTCGACGAGCACCGTAAGCACCCTGACGGCGAGGCGTTGCGCACCAACCAGGGCGTGCGCATCGCCGACAACCAGAACACGTTGCGCGCCGGCGCGCGCGGCCCGTCGCTGCTCGAAGACTTCATCATGCGCGAGAAGATCACGCACTTCGATCACGAGCGGATCCCCGAGCGTGTCGTGCATGCGCGCGGGTCGGCCGCGCACGGCGTGTTTCGCGTCTACGAGTCGATGGCCGACTACACGAAGGCGGCGTTCCTGCAGGACCCGGCGGCCGAGACGCCGGTCTACGTGCGCTTCTCGACCGTGCAGGGCCCGCGCGGCTCGGCAGACACCGTGCGCGACGTGCGCGGCTTCGCGGTGAAGTTCTATACCGAGGAAGGCAACTACGATCTGGTCGGCAACAACATGCCGGTGTTCTTCATCCAGGACGCGATCAAGTTCCCGGACTTCGTGCACGCGGTGAAGCCGGAGGCGCCGAACGAGATGCCGACCGGCGCGTCCGCGCATGACACGTTCTGGGATTTCGTGTCGCTCGTGCCCGAGACCACGCACATGGTGCTGTGGCTGATGTCCGACCGCGCGCTACCGGCGAGCTATCGCGCGATGGACGGCTTCGGCGTGCACACGTTCCGGTTCGTCAACGCGGCCGGCGCCGAGCATTTCGTGAAATTCCACTGGCGGCCGGTGAGCGGCGCGTATTCGCTGTTGTGGGACGAGGCGCAGCGCATCGCCGGCCACGACCCGGACTTCAACCGCCGCGATCTGTGGATGGCGATCGAGCGCGGCGACTATCCGGAATTCGAACTGGGCGTGCAGCTGATCGACCCGGCCGACGCGCGCAAATTCGACTTCGACCTGCTCGACCCGACCAAGCTGGTGCCCGAGGAGCTCGTGCCGGTGAAGCCGATCGGCCGCATGACGCTGAACCGCAACCCGGACAACTTCTTCGCCGAAACCGAACAGGTCGCGTTTCATCCCGGCCATGTGGTGCCGGGCATCGACTTCACCAACGACCCGCTGCTGCAGGGGCGGCTGTTCTCGTACACCGACACGCAGCTGAGCCGGCTCGGCGGTCCGAATTTTCACGAGCTGCCGATCAACCGGCCGCTGTGCCCGTTCGCGAACAATCAGCGCGACGCGATGCACCGGCAGACCATTGCGGTCGGTCAGGCGTCGTACGAGCCGAATTCGCTGAACGGCGGCTGGCCGCGCGAGACGCCGCCGGCGCCTGCCGGCGGCGGCTTCGAGACGGTGCCCGAGCCGCTCGAAGGCACCAAGGTGCGCGTGCGCAGCGAATCGTTCGCCGACCATTTCTCGCAGGCCGCGCTGTTCTACCAGAGCATGACCGACATCGAGCAGCGGCACATCCGCGATGCGTATTGCTTCGAGCTCGGCAAGGTGACGAAGCCGGAGATTCGCGCGCGTGTCGTGAACGAGATCATCGCGCGATTCGACGCGGGGCTTGCCGCGGAAGTGGCCGAGCGGCTCGGCTTGCCCGCGCCGCAGACGGCGACGACGCCGGCCGTCGCGCGCCTCGCGCCGTCGTTGAGCCTCGTCGGCCGCGCGAAGCCGACGATCCGCTCGCGCAAGATCGCGCTGGTCGCGACGCCGGGCGTGAGTCAGGCGCTGGTCGACCAGGTGCGCAGCACGCTGGCGGCGGCGGGCGCGGTGCCGACCGTCGTCGCGCCGACGCTCGCGCCGATCGGCAGCATCGTGCCGCAGGCGACGCTCGCGGGGATGCCGTCGGTGATGTTCGACGCGGTGTTCGTCTGCGGCGGCGACGGCCGCGAACTCGCGCACAACGCCGAGGCGTGCCACTTCGTGCGCGAGGCGTTCAAGCACCTGAAGCCGATCGCGGCGGTCGGCTCGGGCCGTCAGCTGTTGAGCGCCGCGCATTTGCCGGACCCGGCCGAAGGCGTGTGCGTCGGCCACGTGGCCGATCTCGACGCGGTGCTCGGCGCGTTTTCCGGCGAGCTTGGCCGGCACCGCGTCTGGGCGCGCGAGCAGCAGGCGGCCGAGCTGCCGGCGTAG
- a CDS encoding DUF1328 family protein: MLRYAIIFFVIAIIAAVFGFGGIAAGAAEIAKILFYIFVVIFLVTLLLGVVRR; the protein is encoded by the coding sequence ATGCTTCGATACGCCATCATCTTCTTCGTCATCGCGATCATCGCCGCCGTGTTCGGCTTCGGCGGCATTGCGGCCGGTGCGGCCGAGATCGCGAAGATCCTGTTCTACATCTTCGTCGTGATCTTCCTGGTCACGCTGCTGCTGGGCGTCGTGCGTAGATGA
- a CDS encoding Ku protein produces the protein MPPRMIWKGAISFGLVHVPVQLFPATRTVKPSFRMLDRRSMDPVGYRQINKRTGKEVTRDDIVRGYEYEKERYVVLTDDEIRSANPESTQTVDILTFVDEDAVSFLYLDTPYYLVPDRKGEKVYALLRDALKDSGKIGIALVVMRDRQHLGALIPVGPLLALDTLRWQDELRPLDELSVPADDAKRAGVTAREFEMAKKLIDDMSGKWTPDEYHDTFRDDILEMVERKVRAGKIEEIEERPAETGRTATNVVDLTELLKRSLRGGGGGGGRAASARDAEDDGEADGADAAPRGGARRKPAAKSASKGAAAKSAEKSAEKSAEKPAAKRPAAKRASAAEHATKKTAARRKHAA, from the coding sequence ATGCCACCGCGGATGATATGGAAAGGCGCGATCAGCTTCGGGCTGGTGCACGTGCCCGTGCAACTGTTCCCGGCGACGCGCACCGTCAAGCCGTCGTTCCGGATGCTCGACAGGCGCTCGATGGACCCGGTCGGCTACCGGCAGATCAACAAGCGCACCGGCAAGGAGGTCACGCGCGACGACATCGTGCGCGGCTACGAGTACGAGAAGGAGCGCTACGTGGTGCTGACCGACGACGAGATCCGCTCAGCGAATCCGGAATCGACGCAGACCGTCGATATCCTGACCTTCGTCGACGAGGACGCCGTGTCGTTCCTCTATCTCGACACGCCGTACTACCTCGTGCCGGACCGCAAGGGCGAAAAGGTCTACGCGTTGCTGCGCGATGCGCTGAAGGACAGCGGCAAGATCGGCATCGCGCTGGTCGTGATGCGCGATCGCCAGCATCTGGGCGCGCTGATTCCGGTCGGCCCGCTGCTCGCGCTCGATACGCTGCGCTGGCAGGACGAGCTGCGTCCGCTCGACGAGCTGTCGGTGCCGGCCGACGACGCCAAGCGCGCCGGCGTGACCGCACGCGAGTTCGAGATGGCGAAGAAGCTGATCGACGACATGTCGGGCAAGTGGACGCCCGACGAGTATCACGACACGTTTCGCGACGACATCCTCGAGATGGTGGAGCGCAAGGTGCGCGCGGGCAAGATCGAGGAGATCGAGGAGCGTCCGGCCGAGACCGGCCGCACGGCGACCAACGTCGTCGATCTGACCGAGCTGCTCAAGCGCAGCTTGCGCGGCGGCGGTGGCGGCGGCGGCCGCGCCGCGAGCGCGCGCGATGCGGAGGACGACGGCGAAGCGGATGGGGCGGACGCCGCGCCGCGCGGCGGCGCCCGGCGCAAGCCCGCCGCGAAATCGGCGTCGAAGGGCGCGGCCGCGAAGTCAGCCGAGAAGTCAGCCGAGAAGTCAGCCGAGAAGCCCGCGGCGAAGCGGCCGGCCGCGAAGCGCGCGTCGGCGGCCGAGCATGCGACGAAGAAGACCGCCGCGCGTCGCAAGCACGCGGCCTGA